One region of Corynebacterium capitovis DSM 44611 genomic DNA includes:
- a CDS encoding THUMP-like domain-containing protein, whose amino-acid sequence MSFTVDEVRYLADSRDEIRAAGAGLALDGGSAFEAHAKLRTQFGPFARAVAELISAQRSADGKFPPHWLADSDAVQQATPYRVADIRVERLSRVGVEVVHDVTCSVGSEAQAADAVGLEWIGSDLDRARLLMARFNLGPGARLAQADALAPAITFGSRRGAVVADPARRAGGRRITDPARLSPPLPALLDAHRGTEMAIKCAPGIDYSEWEGLVSVVSLRGGVKEACLYSPGLSEGLTREAVVLHAEGEERVTSRDDGSVEVSPPGSFIIDPDGAVIRAGLVRQWGHRHGLSMLDDHIAYLTGEKIPPGYSGFPFIEAVPLKRLRAALAGLGAGALEILVRGVGVDPDDMRKKLKTKGDRPMAVVIARVGERAVAHICGARVWG is encoded by the coding sequence GTGAGTTTCACCGTGGACGAGGTCCGGTACCTGGCAGACAGCCGTGACGAGATCCGGGCTGCGGGCGCGGGGTTAGCGCTAGACGGCGGGAGTGCCTTCGAGGCGCACGCGAAGCTGCGCACGCAGTTCGGCCCTTTTGCCCGCGCGGTCGCGGAGCTCATCTCAGCCCAGCGCTCGGCGGACGGGAAATTCCCGCCGCATTGGCTTGCGGATAGCGATGCCGTGCAGCAGGCGACGCCTTACCGAGTAGCAGACATCCGGGTTGAGCGCCTCTCGCGTGTAGGCGTGGAAGTTGTCCATGACGTGACGTGCTCGGTGGGCTCAGAAGCGCAGGCAGCAGACGCGGTAGGGCTGGAGTGGATCGGTTCCGACCTCGACCGCGCACGTTTACTGATGGCGCGGTTTAACCTCGGCCCCGGTGCGCGGCTTGCCCAGGCCGACGCTCTCGCCCCCGCAATCACCTTCGGCTCGCGGCGCGGCGCCGTCGTGGCAGACCCGGCGCGCCGCGCGGGTGGCCGGAGAATCACCGACCCGGCGCGCCTTTCCCCGCCACTTCCCGCACTGTTAGACGCTCACCGCGGCACGGAGATGGCTATCAAGTGCGCCCCGGGAATCGATTACTCGGAGTGGGAAGGGCTTGTCAGCGTCGTCTCGCTTCGCGGTGGGGTGAAGGAGGCCTGCCTTTATTCCCCGGGCTTGAGCGAGGGGTTGACCCGAGAGGCGGTAGTGCTACACGCCGAGGGGGAGGAGCGGGTCACGTCGCGTGACGACGGCTCCGTGGAGGTCTCCCCGCCTGGTTCCTTCATCATTGACCCGGACGGGGCGGTGATCCGCGCGGGGTTGGTCCGGCAGTGGGGCCATCGCCACGGTCTGAGCATGCTGGACGACCACATTGCGTACCTGACGGGTGAGAAGATTCCACCCGGGTACAGCGGCTTTCCATTCATCGAGGCTGTGCCACTGAAACGACTCCGCGCTGCCCTTGCTGGGTTGGGGGCGGGGGCGTTAGAAATCCTCGTGCGCGGCGTTGGTGTCGACCCAGACGACATGCGAAAAAAGTTGAAGACGAAGGGGGACCGGCCAATGGCCGTCGTCATCGCCCGGGTAGGGGAGCGAGCGGTTGCCCACATCTGCGGCGCGCGCGTGTGGGGTTAA
- a CDS encoding NUDIX hydrolase — protein MVPDLGTRRVVSEELDDKDAIDPFDMRGYNGARLASTVILIRDGRNGVEVWVQERVMTMPSYPGMTVFPGGGVDSRDFPGRSWDDGDLWMGRSSVSLARTLGVNKYKAHALLFAAVRELFEETGTLLAVDDAGTLLLDARPFHTQRLLLESHELSLTDVLRDNDLNVCTELLTPYARWVGSSERGTWFDVFTWLVVLPAGQEPDGQTGEADDANWFPPELLLEGWRAGLVRFAPATWAQVHNIAGYASTAELLRAAKHSDLTPVVGDPVHHPRYREFFTHVPTDRIGRAGEAR, from the coding sequence GTGGTCCCGGATCTAGGCACAAGGCGCGTCGTCAGTGAAGAGTTAGACGACAAAGACGCCATTGATCCGTTTGACATGCGGGGGTACAACGGCGCCCGCCTGGCTAGCACCGTGATACTTATCCGAGACGGCCGCAACGGGGTAGAAGTCTGGGTTCAAGAGCGGGTCATGACGATGCCGAGCTACCCCGGTATGACGGTCTTCCCTGGTGGGGGAGTCGACAGCCGCGATTTCCCGGGCCGCTCCTGGGACGACGGGGATTTGTGGATGGGCCGGTCGTCGGTTTCTCTCGCCCGAACCCTCGGCGTGAATAAGTACAAGGCGCACGCCCTGTTGTTCGCCGCCGTGCGCGAGCTGTTCGAGGAGACAGGCACCTTGCTGGCGGTCGACGACGCAGGCACGCTGCTTCTCGACGCGCGACCCTTCCACACCCAGCGGCTCCTCCTCGAATCCCACGAGCTCTCGCTCACCGACGTACTCCGCGACAACGACCTCAACGTGTGTACCGAACTGCTCACCCCCTACGCACGCTGGGTCGGAAGCTCGGAGCGCGGGACGTGGTTTGACGTCTTCACCTGGCTCGTTGTCCTCCCCGCCGGCCAAGAACCCGATGGACAAACGGGGGAAGCCGATGACGCGAACTGGTTCCCACCCGAGCTCCTGCTGGAGGGCTGGCGCGCCGGGCTGGTTCGCTTCGCGCCAGCGACGTGGGCGCAGGTTCACAACATCGCCGGTTACGCCTCAACCGCCGAGCTACTGCGCGCGGCGAAGCACAGCGATTTGACCCCCGTGGTTGGTGACCCGGTGCATCACCCCCGTTACCGCGAGTTTTTCACACACGTACCAACCGACCGGATCGGCCGGGCGGGTGAGGCACGGTGA
- a CDS encoding ABC transporter ATP-binding protein, translated as MGGVSDNPGTTRGTTSDPRETDPPETDPDLLLDFRGVEFIRGGSTLVGPVDWQVELDERWVIIGPNGAGKTTLVRIASAAEFPSRGVAFVLGERLGRTDMRDLRASIGVTSSSVAQRVPEGEKVADLVMSAGYAILGRWQEDYDEVDYGQAMDVLEQVGAMHLAERAWGTLSDGEKKRVLIARAIMTNPELLIMDEPAAGMDLGGREDLVSYVGDMALDPDAPAMVMITHHLEEIPYGFTHAMLLDEGRVIAQGLIEDVLTSANVSRAYHQPIEVSAQGGRYFARRARGARRGAHRAG; from the coding sequence ATGGGAGGGGTGAGCGACAACCCAGGAACCACCCGAGGAACCACGTCAGACCCGCGCGAGACCGATCCTCCCGAAACCGACCCCGATCTGTTGCTCGATTTCCGCGGTGTCGAGTTCATCCGCGGCGGGTCCACCCTTGTTGGGCCTGTGGATTGGCAGGTCGAGCTCGACGAGCGGTGGGTCATCATCGGGCCCAACGGAGCGGGGAAAACCACCCTCGTCCGGATCGCCTCGGCCGCGGAATTCCCCTCTCGCGGAGTGGCGTTCGTCCTCGGGGAGCGTCTCGGGCGAACGGATATGCGTGACCTGAGGGCGTCGATAGGCGTGACGTCCTCCTCGGTTGCTCAGCGGGTTCCCGAAGGGGAAAAGGTTGCTGACCTCGTGATGTCCGCGGGTTATGCGATCCTCGGCCGCTGGCAGGAGGACTACGACGAGGTCGATTACGGCCAAGCCATGGACGTCCTCGAACAGGTGGGCGCGATGCACCTTGCGGAGCGCGCGTGGGGCACACTTTCCGACGGGGAAAAGAAGCGCGTCCTCATCGCCCGCGCCATTATGACTAACCCCGAGTTGCTGATTATGGACGAGCCCGCCGCGGGCATGGACCTGGGCGGCCGCGAGGACCTCGTCTCCTACGTCGGTGACATGGCCCTCGACCCTGATGCACCCGCGATGGTCATGATCACCCACCACCTTGAGGAAATTCCCTACGGCTTCACCCACGCCATGCTGCTTGACGAAGGCCGCGTGATCGCCCAGGGCCTGATCGAGGACGTACTGACCTCCGCTAACGTCTCCCGCGCCTACCACCAGCCTATCGAGGTCTCCGCGCAGGGCGGGCGCTACTTTGCCCGCCGCGCCCGCGGCGCGCGACGCGGCGCGCACCGAGCTGGTTAG
- a CDS encoding maltotransferase domain-containing protein yields MIGRFGIDDVRPQVSGRTLPAKAVVGEVVPISALAWREGHDAVAATLVITQPDGEQFSVHMQPEVYRPDYVHAVFVPDAPGLWRFRVDVWSDVMATWRNAVTKKLQAGQGEAELANDIAHGVDLFRAAAAAAPNRDGAALAEVAETLADSSQPVAARVDAALDDDVLDILDAYPLREHITRGPVCDILVERRAALVNSWYELFPRSTGGVDDTGRPVHGTWETTARALDRVAAMGFDTVYFPPIHPIGEVNRKGRNNSLTPEESDVGSPWAVGSAAGGHDTFHPELGGEDEFLAMKAHADELGLEIALDFALQAAPDHPWAKEHPEFFTVLADGTIAYAENPPKKYQDIYPLNFDNAPDAVYAEIYRVLMYWVNLGITTFRVDNPHTKPVNFWNWLISKVHETHPEVIFLAEAFTRPPRMYGLSKAGFSQSYTHFTWKTSKEELTDFAQLLVDVSDVSRPNLFVNTPDILHESLQTGGPAAFAIRATLAATLSPLWGVYSGFELYEHEPVSPGSEEYLDSEKYELRPRDFAGALERGQSLEPYVTLLNSIRRDNRALQQLRQIHFHDTFNDQIIAYSKVDPASGNAVFVVVNLDPTATQETMVHVDPEAIGLNPGESFPVRDLITGGEYTWSTDNFVRLSPEANVAHIFRLPDVAPRQAEQLGFRRISDHDYRP; encoded by the coding sequence ATGATTGGACGTTTTGGTATCGACGACGTGCGCCCTCAGGTGTCCGGGCGGACCTTGCCCGCGAAAGCTGTCGTAGGCGAGGTCGTTCCGATTTCTGCCCTCGCGTGGCGGGAGGGCCACGACGCTGTCGCGGCGACCCTCGTGATCACCCAGCCCGATGGCGAGCAATTTTCGGTCCACATGCAGCCAGAGGTCTACCGCCCCGATTACGTTCACGCCGTCTTCGTTCCCGACGCGCCGGGGCTGTGGCGCTTCCGCGTCGACGTATGGAGCGACGTGATGGCCACGTGGCGCAACGCCGTCACTAAGAAGCTCCAGGCGGGCCAGGGCGAGGCTGAGTTGGCCAACGATATTGCCCACGGTGTTGACCTGTTCCGCGCGGCCGCTGCCGCCGCCCCGAATCGCGACGGCGCGGCTTTGGCGGAGGTCGCGGAGACTCTAGCGGATAGCTCACAACCGGTCGCCGCGCGGGTTGACGCCGCGCTAGATGACGATGTCCTCGATATTCTCGACGCCTACCCGCTGCGCGAGCACATCACCCGCGGCCCGGTGTGCGACATCTTGGTCGAGCGCCGGGCCGCGCTGGTGAACTCCTGGTACGAGCTGTTTCCTCGCTCCACCGGCGGCGTGGACGACACAGGCCGCCCCGTCCACGGCACGTGGGAGACTACCGCGCGGGCACTCGATCGCGTGGCAGCCATGGGGTTCGACACGGTGTACTTCCCTCCCATCCACCCGATCGGGGAAGTCAACCGCAAGGGCCGCAACAACTCGCTCACCCCCGAGGAGTCCGATGTCGGTTCGCCGTGGGCGGTGGGATCGGCCGCCGGTGGCCACGACACTTTCCACCCCGAGCTCGGCGGAGAGGACGAATTCTTGGCCATGAAGGCCCACGCCGACGAACTCGGTTTGGAAATCGCCCTCGACTTTGCGCTTCAGGCTGCTCCCGACCACCCGTGGGCGAAAGAGCACCCGGAGTTCTTCACCGTTCTCGCGGACGGCACCATCGCCTACGCCGAAAATCCGCCCAAGAAGTACCAGGACATCTACCCGCTCAACTTCGACAACGCACCCGATGCCGTCTACGCCGAAATCTACCGCGTCCTTATGTACTGGGTGAACCTGGGCATTACCACCTTCCGCGTGGATAACCCGCACACGAAGCCCGTCAACTTCTGGAACTGGTTGATCTCGAAAGTTCATGAGACACACCCAGAGGTCATCTTCCTCGCCGAGGCATTCACACGCCCACCGCGGATGTACGGCCTGTCTAAGGCTGGCTTCTCCCAGTCGTATACGCACTTCACGTGGAAAACGTCGAAGGAAGAGCTCACGGACTTCGCGCAGTTGCTTGTCGACGTCTCCGACGTGTCCCGGCCGAACCTCTTCGTCAACACCCCGGATATCCTCCACGAATCTTTGCAGACGGGAGGCCCGGCGGCCTTTGCGATCCGCGCGACGCTCGCCGCGACCCTCAGCCCGCTCTGGGGGGTTTACTCGGGCTTCGAGCTCTACGAGCACGAACCCGTGTCCCCTGGCAGCGAGGAGTACCTCGATTCGGAGAAGTACGAGCTGCGGCCGCGCGACTTCGCGGGCGCGCTGGAGCGTGGTCAGTCTCTAGAGCCGTATGTGACGCTGTTGAACTCGATCCGCCGAGACAACCGGGCCTTACAGCAGTTGCGACAGATCCACTTCCACGACACGTTCAACGACCAGATCATTGCCTATTCTAAGGTCGACCCGGCCAGCGGAAACGCGGTGTTCGTCGTGGTCAACTTGGACCCGACCGCGACGCAGGAGACGATGGTCCACGTCGACCCTGAGGCCATTGGCCTCAACCCCGGCGAGTCCTTCCCCGTCCGCGACCTCATCACCGGCGGCGAGTACACCTGGTCAACCGACAACTTCGTCAGGCTGTCCCCGGAGGCAAACGTCGCCCACATCTTCCGCCTTCCGGACGTCGCTCCGAGGCAGGCCGAGCAGCTCGGATTCCGCCGCATCTCCGACCATGACTACAGGCCGTGA
- the glgB gene encoding 1,4-alpha-glucan branching protein GlgB, translated as MTGFNPALLIPEPDRQRLLECKHHAPHDFYGWHAAGGGSVVRTRQLGAENVELLIRDDVVEMTATGDDVWIAELGDTRAPDYRLRVSYPAAEPVVKADPYHFLPTLGSLDLHLISEGRHERLWEVLGANVRTYTTTMGEVSGTSFAVWAPNARGVAVVGDFCSWNPNQYPMRTLGSTGVWEIFIPGVGPGTAYKFAVQTASGERIDKADPLAKQTLAPPETVSIVADPTAYEWGDDEWMDNRPGIDATNAPMSVYECHIGSWKQGATYATVAEELVPYLVENGFTHVEFLPVAEHPFGGSWGYQVSGYYAPTARWGTPDEFRALVDKLHAHGIGVIVDWVPAHFPKDEWALARFDGTALYEHPDWRRGEQKDWGTYVFDFGRNEVRNFLVANALYWCEEFHLDGLRVDAVASMLYLDYSRNPGEWLPNQYGGREHWDAVHFLQEMNATVHRTHPGVVTIAEESTAWPGVTAQTSAGGLGFSLKWNMGWMNDTLEYFSLDPVHRSYHHNEITFSLVYAFSERYVLPFSHDEVVHGKGSIWQRMPGDDWNKAAGVRALFGYMFSHPGKQLMFMGCEWGQTTEWDEAHSINWDNLADGWGNEYHRGIQRLVRDLNFVYRDNPCLFSQDNTPLGFQWVKGDDAQHNVLAYIRRGSDNVPLLAVVNLSGASHLDYRLGLPEAGNWELLINTDQAVYGGAGNDLPGIVHTEPTAWDNFEQSVSLHLPAMSVQYYRLAQ; from the coding sequence ATGACGGGTTTCAACCCTGCGCTTCTCATCCCTGAGCCAGACCGGCAGCGCCTCCTAGAATGCAAGCACCACGCGCCCCACGATTTTTACGGTTGGCACGCTGCGGGTGGAGGTTCCGTCGTGCGCACCCGCCAGCTCGGAGCGGAGAACGTCGAGCTGTTGATCCGTGATGACGTCGTGGAGATGACGGCCACCGGGGACGACGTGTGGATTGCCGAGCTAGGTGATACGCGCGCCCCCGATTACCGCCTTCGCGTGTCCTACCCCGCAGCCGAACCGGTGGTCAAGGCAGACCCTTACCACTTCCTTCCGACCCTAGGTTCGCTTGATCTCCACCTCATCAGCGAGGGTCGCCACGAGCGCCTGTGGGAGGTGCTCGGAGCCAACGTGCGCACTTACACCACCACGATGGGCGAGGTGTCGGGGACCTCTTTCGCAGTCTGGGCACCGAATGCCAGAGGCGTCGCCGTTGTCGGGGATTTCTGCAGCTGGAACCCCAACCAGTACCCCATGCGGACCCTCGGGTCCACCGGGGTATGGGAGATCTTTATCCCAGGGGTCGGCCCGGGTACCGCCTACAAGTTCGCTGTCCAGACGGCGTCCGGCGAGCGCATCGACAAAGCGGACCCCCTTGCCAAGCAAACGCTGGCGCCACCGGAAACCGTCTCGATCGTGGCCGACCCGACCGCCTACGAGTGGGGTGACGACGAATGGATGGATAACCGCCCCGGTATCGATGCCACCAACGCCCCGATGAGCGTCTACGAGTGCCACATCGGCTCGTGGAAGCAGGGCGCGACTTACGCCACGGTAGCAGAGGAACTCGTCCCCTACCTCGTCGAAAACGGCTTCACCCACGTCGAGTTCCTCCCGGTTGCGGAGCACCCCTTCGGGGGCTCATGGGGATACCAGGTGTCCGGTTACTACGCGCCGACCGCGCGGTGGGGCACCCCGGATGAGTTTCGGGCGCTCGTCGATAAGCTTCATGCTCACGGGATCGGCGTCATCGTTGACTGGGTGCCGGCGCACTTCCCCAAGGACGAGTGGGCGCTCGCGCGTTTCGACGGCACCGCGCTCTACGAACACCCCGACTGGCGCCGCGGTGAGCAGAAGGACTGGGGCACCTACGTCTTCGACTTCGGACGAAACGAAGTGCGCAACTTCCTCGTAGCCAATGCCTTGTACTGGTGCGAGGAGTTCCACTTGGACGGACTGCGGGTCGACGCCGTGGCGTCCATGCTCTACCTCGACTACTCCCGCAACCCCGGTGAATGGCTGCCCAACCAATACGGTGGCCGCGAGCACTGGGACGCCGTGCACTTCCTGCAGGAAATGAACGCCACCGTGCACCGCACCCATCCCGGCGTTGTAACCATCGCCGAGGAGTCAACGGCGTGGCCGGGCGTGACCGCGCAAACGTCCGCGGGCGGTCTCGGGTTTAGCCTGAAGTGGAACATGGGCTGGATGAACGACACGCTCGAGTACTTCTCCCTCGACCCCGTTCACCGCTCCTACCACCACAACGAAATCACGTTTTCACTGGTCTACGCATTCAGCGAACGATACGTGCTGCCGTTTTCCCACGATGAGGTGGTGCACGGCAAAGGCTCGATCTGGCAGCGCATGCCCGGCGACGACTGGAATAAGGCCGCTGGCGTGCGCGCTCTCTTCGGTTACATGTTCTCCCACCCAGGCAAGCAGCTCATGTTCATGGGGTGCGAATGGGGTCAGACCACCGAATGGGACGAGGCCCACTCCATCAACTGGGATAACCTTGCGGACGGCTGGGGAAACGAGTACCACCGCGGTATCCAACGCCTCGTGCGTGATCTGAACTTTGTGTACCGCGACAACCCGTGCCTCTTCTCGCAGGACAACACTCCCCTCGGCTTCCAATGGGTGAAAGGCGACGACGCCCAGCACAACGTCCTGGCCTACATCCGGCGGGGCTCAGACAACGTTCCCCTCCTCGCGGTGGTGAACCTTTCCGGCGCCTCGCACCTGGATTACCGGCTCGGACTTCCGGAGGCCGGGAACTGGGAGCTGCTCATCAACACGGACCAAGCGGTCTACGGAGGGGCCGGCAACGACCTGCCCGGGATCGTGCACACCGAGCCGACGGCGTGGGACAACTTCGAGCAATCCGTAAGCCTGCACCTTCCCGCCATGAGCGTCCAGTACTACCGGTTGGCGCAGTAG
- a CDS encoding tetratricopeptide repeat protein, translating into MAQFGPGAVDLSTLKSEAEKPRDGEFSPFVTLTDTTIEDDAIRFSQKVPVIVQVGSARSAESEQLKAAFSRIVVGRRDVRVGYVDADATPMLAQMLGVRQVPTVLALAAGCPVASFEGGQPETELTQWVAGLVASVGPQLEGLPEVDAAGGGKEDPRLDAATQALNQGDFDAALAVYDEMLRENPGNARVRQAKATVTVLARSQGEGEQEGVDKELARADVEALSGEPEKAFDRLLALVKEEPRAKERLLELFGMFEANDPRVIAARTKLASALF; encoded by the coding sequence GTGGCGCAGTTTGGGCCGGGGGCCGTCGACCTATCGACGCTAAAGAGCGAGGCGGAAAAGCCACGCGACGGCGAGTTTTCGCCGTTTGTCACGCTCACGGATACCACGATCGAGGACGACGCAATCCGTTTCTCGCAGAAGGTGCCCGTCATCGTCCAGGTCGGTTCCGCGCGCTCTGCGGAGTCCGAGCAGCTCAAGGCCGCCTTTTCGCGGATCGTGGTAGGGCGGCGCGATGTCCGCGTCGGGTACGTTGACGCTGACGCGACCCCCATGCTCGCGCAGATGCTGGGCGTGCGCCAGGTCCCGACGGTTCTCGCCCTCGCTGCCGGATGCCCCGTGGCGAGCTTCGAGGGCGGGCAGCCGGAGACCGAGTTGACTCAATGGGTCGCCGGCCTGGTTGCCAGCGTTGGCCCGCAGCTCGAGGGCCTGCCGGAGGTGGACGCGGCCGGCGGCGGGAAGGAAGACCCGCGCCTCGACGCCGCGACGCAGGCGCTCAACCAAGGCGATTTCGACGCAGCACTGGCCGTGTATGACGAGATGCTCCGGGAAAACCCGGGAAACGCCAGGGTGCGACAGGCGAAAGCGACAGTGACGGTGCTCGCCCGGTCGCAGGGGGAGGGGGAGCAGGAGGGCGTCGACAAGGAGCTGGCTCGCGCCGACGTGGAGGCCTTAAGCGGCGAGCCGGAGAAGGCGTTTGACCGCCTGCTCGCTCTAGTGAAGGAGGAGCCGCGGGCGAAGGAGCGCCTGCTCGAGCTTTTCGGCATGTTCGAGGCAAACGACCCGCGGGTGATTGCGGCGCGCACAAAGTTGGCGTCGGCGCTGTTTTAG
- a CDS encoding thiamine-binding protein: MIAAFSVAPAVADNPEGEMSAAVARAVRVVRESGLPHETNAMFTSVEGDWDEVMDVIKRATQAVEEVSPRVSLVIKADIRRGYTDMLHQKMHSLNKHLKED, translated from the coding sequence ATGATCGCAGCTTTTTCCGTCGCGCCTGCTGTGGCCGACAACCCGGAGGGTGAGATGTCTGCCGCCGTCGCCCGAGCGGTGCGGGTCGTGCGGGAGTCGGGTTTGCCCCACGAGACGAACGCCATGTTCACGTCCGTTGAGGGGGACTGGGACGAAGTGATGGACGTGATCAAACGGGCGACCCAAGCGGTGGAGGAGGTGTCGCCGCGCGTGTCTCTCGTCATTAAGGCCGACATTCGCCGCGGTTATACGGACATGTTGCACCAAAAGATGCACTCACTGAACAAACACTTGAAGGAGGACTGA
- the nucS gene encoding endonuclease NucS, with the protein MRLLIARCTVDYVGRLEAHLSTAMRLIMVKADGSVSVHADDRAYKPLNWMTPPCTVREEPIVDVDGNPTGEELWIVANDKGEQLRITIEETIHDTAVELGVDPGLVKDGVEAHLQELLAEHIGTLGEGFTLVRREYPTALGPVDILARDATGQTVAVEVKRRGGIDGVEQLSRYVEMLNRDELLRPVHGVYAAQEIRPQARTLAEDRGIRCVVLDYDDLRGIESRELRLF; encoded by the coding sequence ATGCGTTTGCTCATCGCCCGGTGCACCGTGGATTACGTGGGTCGCCTCGAGGCGCATCTTTCAACGGCGATGCGACTCATCATGGTTAAAGCAGACGGATCGGTCTCGGTCCACGCGGACGATCGCGCGTACAAGCCGTTGAACTGGATGACGCCGCCGTGCACGGTGCGCGAAGAGCCCATTGTCGACGTCGATGGCAACCCCACCGGCGAAGAACTGTGGATCGTGGCCAACGACAAGGGCGAGCAGCTGCGCATCACGATTGAAGAGACAATCCACGACACCGCGGTCGAGCTCGGCGTTGACCCGGGCTTGGTTAAAGATGGGGTCGAAGCACACCTGCAGGAGCTCCTAGCGGAACATATTGGCACCTTGGGCGAGGGGTTCACGCTGGTGCGACGCGAGTACCCCACGGCGCTTGGGCCGGTCGATATCCTCGCCCGCGACGCGACAGGCCAGACTGTGGCGGTGGAAGTAAAACGCCGTGGAGGCATCGACGGCGTGGAGCAGCTCAGCCGATACGTCGAGATGCTCAATCGCGATGAACTTTTGCGGCCTGTCCACGGGGTGTACGCGGCACAGGAGATTCGTCCGCAGGCGCGTACGCTTGCGGAAGACCGCGGCATCCGTTGCGTCGTGCTCGATTACGACGACTTGCGGGGCATCGAGTCGAGGGAGTTGAGGTTGTTTTAG
- a CDS encoding DUF2550 domain-containing protein has protein sequence MEYVGIAAVVALVLAAAAALWRFTAVRRAGAPGLFRWMPATGVHGWRHGVLHYSGDQLEFYKVRSLSPSPDLELNRRDVELGGLRDLTAEEIDIMPGVSSVLQFSTPAGKFEFAAAQSLALAFISWVESAPDRRQEPRAVRNRGKRATRGHREH, from the coding sequence ATGGAGTACGTGGGTATCGCGGCGGTTGTGGCCTTGGTGCTTGCCGCCGCGGCTGCGTTATGGCGCTTCACAGCGGTGAGGCGGGCGGGAGCCCCCGGCCTGTTCCGCTGGATGCCCGCGACGGGCGTTCACGGGTGGCGGCACGGGGTGCTGCATTACAGTGGCGACCAGCTGGAGTTCTACAAGGTGCGTTCGCTCTCGCCCAGCCCGGACTTGGAGTTAAACCGCCGCGACGTAGAGCTTGGCGGGCTGCGGGACCTGACGGCGGAGGAGATAGACATCATGCCCGGGGTGTCGTCTGTGCTTCAGTTCTCCACCCCCGCCGGGAAGTTCGAGTTCGCCGCCGCCCAGAGCCTAGCGCTGGCGTTTATCTCGTGGGTGGAGTCGGCGCCTGACCGTCGTCAAGAACCGCGCGCTGTCCGCAACAGGGGAAAGCGCGCGACTCGGGGGCACCGGGAACACTAG
- a CDS encoding F0F1 ATP synthase subunit epsilon: protein MAEITVQLVAVDRMLWSGQASILTAQTTEGEIGILPGHEPLLGQLKENGVVTIRPIDGDRIVAAVQGGFLSVQGDKVTVLADYAIFANEVDSAEAERGLGDADAHTKARSEAELAAVRRSSSR from the coding sequence ATGGCTGAAATCACCGTGCAACTGGTCGCGGTCGACCGCATGCTCTGGTCCGGCCAGGCGAGCATCCTCACGGCCCAGACCACCGAGGGTGAGATCGGCATTCTGCCCGGCCACGAGCCCCTCCTCGGCCAGCTGAAGGAAAATGGCGTCGTGACGATCCGTCCGATCGACGGCGACCGAATCGTCGCTGCCGTCCAGGGCGGCTTCCTGTCAGTGCAGGGCGACAAGGTCACCGTTCTCGCGGACTACGCGATCTTTGCCAACGAGGTCGACTCCGCGGAAGCGGAGCGCGGACTTGGCGACGCCGACGCGCACACCAAGGCGCGTTCGGAAGCGGAGCTCGCGGCAGTTCGCCGCAGCTCCTCCCGATAG